Proteins encoded within one genomic window of Bradyrhizobium sp. CB1717:
- a CDS encoding glycosyltransferase family 87 protein has translation MSEVRVRQVGGPGPDFSGKWAMGARFVLYGLAIVLVLMTASLSSWQAGQFRHLLDFDAFYIVAQRVWLGDVAQVYYFDQFAKLQIDAIGRDINIFGYWTYPPQFTLLVAPLALLPVGASYFLFVAGTLGVYLLTLRAISKSCFALVVILLAPVLLLTLFGGQNGFLTGSLIGVTCLTMERKPIAAGLSLGMMVIKPHLAVAVGIYALLARRWMTVMTAMAVVLLSSILCTLLFGTSIWSAFLTSSHDSAVFLGSERFHFFRSISLYAIMRTAGFSASLAFLGQAAVAVVALSAVAFAIYRDFPARWSLGISAVATLMISPYAYDYDLPILGVGMALLLPDLTRLATGGERAAIYGLTFMSGFYGLFQILRLTIQDGKSIEQPALDGLLLVTLLWLILRVLLRGADEARRNSRDRAEAVG, from the coding sequence ATGAGCGAGGTCCGCGTCAGGCAAGTTGGTGGACCCGGTCCAGATTTCAGCGGCAAATGGGCGATGGGCGCGCGCTTCGTCCTCTACGGGCTGGCGATCGTTCTTGTCCTGATGACTGCCTCGCTCTCAAGTTGGCAGGCGGGGCAATTCAGGCACCTTCTCGATTTTGACGCGTTCTACATCGTTGCGCAAAGAGTCTGGCTCGGCGACGTCGCGCAAGTCTACTATTTCGATCAGTTCGCAAAACTGCAGATCGACGCCATAGGCCGCGACATCAATATTTTCGGGTACTGGACCTATCCTCCCCAGTTCACTCTGCTGGTCGCTCCCTTGGCGCTGCTTCCCGTCGGCGCTTCATATTTTCTGTTCGTCGCGGGCACGCTCGGCGTCTATCTCCTGACATTGAGGGCCATCTCAAAAAGCTGTTTCGCTCTGGTGGTGATTCTGCTTGCGCCGGTCCTGCTCCTCACGCTTTTCGGCGGTCAGAATGGCTTTCTGACCGGCAGCCTCATCGGCGTTACGTGCCTCACCATGGAGCGGAAGCCGATCGCAGCTGGATTGAGCCTTGGCATGATGGTGATCAAGCCTCATCTTGCGGTTGCTGTCGGGATTTATGCGTTGCTCGCGCGTCGCTGGATGACCGTCATGACTGCAATGGCGGTCGTCTTGTTGAGCTCGATCCTGTGTACCTTGTTGTTCGGGACCTCAATCTGGAGCGCGTTTCTCACGAGCTCGCACGATTCTGCCGTCTTTCTGGGAAGCGAGCGCTTCCATTTTTTTCGCTCGATTTCTCTCTATGCGATCATGCGAACTGCCGGCTTTTCTGCTTCATTGGCTTTTCTTGGGCAGGCGGCCGTTGCCGTGGTCGCCCTATCGGCTGTCGCCTTCGCGATCTACCGCGATTTTCCGGCGCGCTGGTCCCTGGGCATTTCAGCCGTCGCCACGCTGATGATCAGCCCCTACGCCTATGACTACGACCTGCCAATTCTCGGCGTGGGAATGGCCCTGTTGTTGCCCGATCTGACGCGTCTGGCAACAGGGGGCGAGCGCGCCGCAATCTATGGCTTGACGTTCATGTCAGGGTTCTATGGCTTGTTCCAGATTTTGCGGCTGACCATTCAAGACGGAAAATCGATTGAACAACCGGCGCTCGACGGTTTGTTGCTCGTCACTCTGCTCTGGCTCATATTGCGAGTATTATTGCGAGGCGCAGACGAGGCCCGCCGCAATTCGCGGGATAGGGCCGAGGCAGTTGGCTAA
- a CDS encoding tetratricopeptide repeat protein gives MGRLLVWPVCALLATALAGCETVQEATVRDAAVVAPVAPAGPDPVQEPTDVKYYPSDEPVRMGLEHFNRGNFGIANRYFRDAVEKAPKDVTAWIGLAASYDRIRRFDLADQAYAQAIRLGGETVQILNDQGYSYMLRGNLNAARRKFEKAYALDPGNPVIANNLELLNGSRQFIERPPNNQP, from the coding sequence ATGGGGCGCCTTCTTGTATGGCCGGTCTGCGCATTGCTGGCCACAGCCTTGGCCGGCTGCGAAACGGTGCAGGAAGCAACCGTCCGCGACGCTGCCGTGGTTGCGCCCGTCGCTCCCGCCGGTCCTGACCCCGTGCAGGAGCCGACGGACGTTAAATACTATCCCTCCGACGAGCCGGTGCGGATGGGCCTTGAGCATTTCAACCGCGGCAATTTCGGCATCGCCAATCGCTATTTCAGGGACGCCGTCGAAAAGGCGCCAAAGGACGTAACGGCCTGGATCGGGCTTGCCGCAAGCTATGATCGGATCCGCCGCTTTGATCTTGCCGATCAGGCTTATGCGCAAGCGATCCGCCTCGGCGGCGAAACCGTGCAGATCCTGAACGACCAGGGTTATTCCTACATGCTGCGCGGCAATCTCAACGCGGCGCGACGGAAGTTCGAGAAGGCCTACGCGCTCGATCCGGGCAATCCGGTCATCGCGAACAACCTCGAGCTTCTCAACGGCAGTCGGCAGTTCATCGAGAGGCCGCCGAACAATCAGCCGTGA